Proteins encoded within one genomic window of Desulfonatronum sp. SC1:
- a CDS encoding acyl-CoA dehydrogenase family protein: MANFFTDNPDLLFHLQHPLMQKIVTLKEQGFADKDKFDYAPMDFEDAMDSYEKVLEIVGEICGDIVAPNAESVDAEGPKIVNNEVIYARGTQENLDALVKAGLMGITLPRKYEGLNFPIVPYIMAADIVSRADAGFVNIWGLQDCAETINEFASE; the protein is encoded by the coding sequence ATGGCTAATTTTTTCACAGATAACCCAGATTTACTTTTTCATCTGCAGCACCCCTTGATGCAGAAAATTGTAACGCTCAAGGAGCAAGGCTTTGCCGACAAGGATAAGTTTGATTATGCCCCGATGGATTTTGAAGATGCGATGGACAGTTACGAGAAAGTACTTGAAATTGTAGGCGAAATATGCGGGGATATAGTGGCTCCCAACGCTGAAAGCGTGGATGCCGAAGGTCCAAAAATTGTGAATAATGAGGTAATATATGCCCGTGGCACACAGGAAAACCTCGACGCTTTGGTGAAAGCCGGATTAATGGGAATCACCCTGCCTCGTAAATACGAAGGCCTTAATTTCCCTATCGTACCTTATATTATGGCCGCTGACATCGTGTCGCGTGCCGATGCCGGATTTGTAAACATCTGGGGTTTGCAGGATTGTGCTGAAACTATTAATGAATTTGCATCAGAA